One window of Trifolium pratense cultivar HEN17-A07 linkage group LG5, ARS_RC_1.1, whole genome shotgun sequence genomic DNA carries:
- the LOC123886775 gene encoding F-box protein At1g60400-like, producing the protein MEEAEDKLSNLPKFILHNILSRLLSEDAARTSVLSKTWLDTWYTFPYLCFCESDFITEIQPTEDIPRKSKDFIEYVKSRLLWFWDRRLAIKEFYFAIRDLRCMPNDLDLCLKLVGESGVEILSICLPKYSSMISQDEKGGRGECYYVLPKGVIEIKSLTKLMFKGGIRVDQAFMNHSIKSFFSLRELHLLEVVLKDEQAIECLISCCPLIEVITLMLLSGSMKSLSIHGLKKLNTVYVDGIKEVYIDESNSSLKSLYYCHDYLSIPIFKIDFIQCCKYLKELLLSLYDTTIITEKWFLEILPKFPFLETLEIWNCILSETINISSVQLKYLSVSDCSNLKVVNIDAPNLLTCNLKGFIGSKPIISFLNNISTQLQLRLSISIYDFDIFYVRELLQNIKPQNVFISLSLSISCSEGAPRPVFLDIPSPPPSIKHLDLDIEIHSEINETLYSDIADFLLLCFVPEYISWNNIYNLETKQFVEFFFETLRRKKDVTKCCWRDLKEAKVEVTRFIIDDGTMLKSLPNYSTRGNIIFMKDM; encoded by the exons ATGGAAGAAGCAGAGGACAAATTGTCAAATCTACCAAAATTCATTCTTCACAACATACTATCAAGGCTACTATCGGAAGATGCTGCTAGGACAAGTGTTTTGTCAAAGACTTGGTTAGATACATGGTATACTTTTCCCTACTTATGTTTTTGCGAATCTGATTTCATAACAGAGATACAACCAACGGAAGATATACCTAGGAAGAGTAAGGACTTCATTGAATATGTAAAGAGCAGATTATTATGGTTTTGGGACCGAAGGTTGGCCATCAAAGAATTTTACTTTGCAATAAGAGATCTTCGCTGCATGCCAAATGATCTTGATCTTTGCTTGAAGTTGGTCGGTGAAAGTGGTGTTGAAATTTTAAGTATTTGTTTGCCTAAATATAGTTCCATGATCAGCCAAGATGAGAAAGGTGGTCGGGGCGAATGTTATTATGTCCTACCGAAGGGTGTAATTGAAATAAAATCACTTACCAAGTTGATGTTTAAAGGGGGTATTAGAGTCGATCAAGCATTCATGAATCATTCAATTAAGTCGTTTTTTTCGTTGAGAGAATTACATTTGTTGGAAGTCGTTTTGAAAGATGAACAAGCAATCGAGTGCCTCATTTCTTGTTGTCCTTTGATTGAAGTTATAACTTTGATGCTTTTAAGTGGCAGTATGAAGTCTTTGAGCATTCATGGTCTAAAAAAGCTCAACACGGTTTATGTTGATGGAATAAAAGAGGTTTATATCGATGAATCTAATTCGAGTCTTAAGAGTTTATATTATTGCCATGATTATTTGAGCATTCCAATATTTAAGATTGACTTTATTCAGTGCTGCAAATATTTGAAAGAGTTACTCTTGTCTTTGTATGATACTACTATCATCACAGAAAAATGGTTTCTTGAAATATTACCAAAATTTCCATTTCTTGAGACGTTGGAGATATGGAATTGCATACTGTCTGAGACGATTAATATTTCAAGTGTTCAACTTAAATATTTAAGTGTATCAGATTGCTCTAATTTGAAGGTGGTCAACATTGATGCTCCAAATCTATTGACATGTAACTTAAAAGGTTTTATTGGCTCAAAACCTATTATAtcttttttaaacaatatttcTACTCAACTACAACTCCGTCTTAGTATCTCGATTtatgattttgatattttttacgTGAGGGAACTTCTCCAAAATATCAAACCCCAAAATGTTTTTATATCACTATCTCTATCCATCTCTTGTTCTGAG GGTGCACCAAGACCGGTGTTCTTGGATATTCCATCCCCTCCACCAAGTATCAAGCATTTGGACTTAGACATTGAGATTCATTCAGAAATAAATGAAACTTTGTATTCAGATATTGcagattttttacttttgtgTTTCGTACCTGAATATATATCTtggaataatatatataacttgGAAACCAAACAATTCGTTGAG tttttttttgaaacgcTAAGGAGAAAAAAAGATGTTACTAAATGTTGCTGGCGTGACTTGAAAGAAGCCAAAGTTGAAGTCACTAGATTTATAATAGATGATGGGACCATGTTAAAATCGTTGCCAAATTATTCGACTCGAGGAAATATTATCTTTATGAAAGATATGTAA